A genomic region of Amphiura filiformis chromosome 6, Afil_fr2py, whole genome shotgun sequence contains the following coding sequences:
- the LOC140155219 gene encoding uncharacterized protein, whose translation MDRVCHIVLCVVLMVSLPSDIAGQRGSPFIKKPVPAPAPVVPITDLTGIQGNTNPSTGNLQVNKAADDEAMRHIEELENTVTTMKLDNAQMEQTVNQLRMATFNLQRTLGVMASKISELDKLANQNKELTRMLTYFETFFGVLYSEAPEAFDSTVPVETRLSKMNSYLGNREATLAELRPKPNHVVQQPEPAGVSDEVANAVIQLSQENAVLASKVSNLETNVASTNEEIEQAKAKASTTNFAGRGTTGGGCTCGENMEERLEFIEDTLDAYLSTAAKVSDSSLSSKKAGAVTIVPLMSDDDVADFRSGLLSSRSVSSSRKSVFSAIRHRPMLGDTDRQVLHFDSVHVNKGGHFQNNTIFNCSTEGFYFFQFTVRSYDGHYMGVALVKNSEMMTSVYTDASERSIMQSQSTVLHMRPGDMVWLELGSSERFAVHSDIHKYVTFNGFLIYKGR comes from the exons ATGGATCGTGTATGTCATATTGTTCTATGCGTGGTACTGATGGTATCGTTACCTTCAGATATTGCTGGACAAAGAGGAAGTCCTTTTATTAAAAAGCCTGTTCCAGCACCTGCACCAGTCGTTCCAATAACTGACTTGACAGGTATACAAG GTAATACTAATCCATCGACTGGGAACCTCCAGGTAAATAAAGCAGCCGACGATGAAGCAATGAGACACATAGAAGAACTAGAAAACACTGTCACAACAATGAAACTAGACAAT GCTCAAATGGAGCAGACCGTGAACCAACTTCGTATGGCTACCTTCAACCTTCAAAGAACATTGGGGGTTATGGCTTCTAAGATATCCGAGCTCGATAAACTTGCTAATCAAAACAAAGAACTCACCAGAATGTTAACTTACTTTGAGACATTCTTTGGTGTTCTATATTCCGAG GCACCTGAAGCTTTTGATAGCACTGTACCAGTAGAGACTCGTCTGTCGAAGATGAATTCATACCTTGGTAATCGTGAAGCCACGTTAGCTGAACTCAGACCCAAACCCAACCATGTTGTCCAACAACCAGAACCTGCCGGAGTCTCAGATGAGGTTGCCAATGCTGTAATCCAGTTGAGTCAAGAAAATGCAGTACTAGCATCAAAG GTCTCAAATTTGGAAACCAACGTAGCCAGCACGAATGAAGAGATCGAACAAGCCAAAGCTAAAGCTTCTACAACTAATTTTGCTGGAAGAGGTACAACCGGTGGAGGTTGTACGTGCGGAGAAAACATGGAAGAACGGTTGGAATTTATTGAAGACACTCTGGATGCTTATTTGTCTACTGCTGCCAAAGTCAGCGATTCATCGCTTTCGTCGAAGAAAGCAGGTGCTGTTACCATAGTTCCATTGATGAGTGACGACGATGTGGCGGACTTCAGATCTGGTCTTTTGAGTAGTCGATCTGTATCAA GTAGCAGAAAGAGCGTCTTCTCAGCTATCAGACATAGACCTATGCTTGGAGATACAGACAGACAAGTATTACACTTTGATAGTGTCCACGTAAACAAAGGAGGCCACTTCCAAAACAACACCATCTTTAATTGCTCAACAGAAGGCTTCTATTTCTTCCAATTTAC CGTCCGTTCTTATGATGGTCATTACATGGGTGTGGCCTTGGTGAAGAACAGCGAAATGATGACTTCCGTCTACACGGATGCCTCGGAACGCAGCATCATGCAGTCACAGAGCACAGTGCTTCATATGCGGCCAGGTGACATGGTTTGGTTGGAGTTAGGATCATCAGAAAGATTTGCAGTTCACAGTGACATCCACAAATATGTTACATTCAATGGCTTCTTGATTTATAAAGGACGTTAA